In one window of Arachis ipaensis cultivar K30076 chromosome B06, Araip1.1, whole genome shotgun sequence DNA:
- the LOC107605452 gene encoding pentatricopeptide repeat-containing protein At1g09900-like isoform X1 produces MALSFNPLRKGLQYRFLSYFYDYSLCCVDLNLCSSSLPAKSSVSGFGAQGQGKRENHSFRFPGELRVTADDDGSKGQNFNSGSLDTLSDDEEEEDGDGVVKGSSDGDDEGLEFMSSSNGNDNHAYGESIGRVEIDEHEFRHPLVKEVCRLITYRSAWNPRLEGYLRYLLRRLKPPHVCAVLRSQEDERIALNFFYWADRQWRYKHNAIVYYTLLDVLSKTKLCQGAKRILKLMMRRGIKCSPEAFGYVMVSYSRAGMLRHAMQVLTVMQKAGVEPNLSICNTAIYVLVKGSKLEKALRFLNRMELVGIKPNVVTYNCLIKGYCDLNRVEDALELITEMPSKGCPPDKVSYYTVMTFLCKEKRIEEVKLLMEKMVVNSELIPDQVTYDTLIHTLSKHGHADDALAYLREAEDKGFHIDKVGYSAVVNSFCKKGKIDETKSLVNEMYSKGCIPDVVTYTAIIDGFCRMGKIDEAKKMLQQMYKHRCKPNTVSYTALLNGLCHNGKSLEAREMLNVSEEHWWTPNAISYSVVMHGFRREGNLSAACDLVREMVGKGFFPTPVEINLLIQSLCQNQEVVGAKRFLEECLNKGCAINVVNFTTVIHGFCQIGDLEAALSVLEDMYLINKHPDVVTFTTLFDALGRKGRLDEAAELITKMLGKGLDPTPVTYRTVIHHYCKWERVDDMLKLLEKMLVRKPLRTLYNQVIEKLCALGKPEEAEKLLGKVLRTASNLDANTCHVLIESYLTKGLPLSANRVASRMFSRNLVPDLKLCQRVSKKLMSDGKLVEADNLMLQLVERGIQQNETNL; encoded by the coding sequence ATGGCACTGAGCTTCAATCCATTGCGAAAGGGTTTACAATATAGATTCTTGAGCTACTTCTATGATTATTCTTTATGTTGTGTTGATCTGAATCTGTGCTCTTCATCATTGCCTGCAAAAAGTTCTGTTTCTGGTTTTGGGGCTCAAGGTCAGGGTAAACGTGAAAATCATAGTTTTAGGTTTCCAGGGGAATTGCGTGTTACTGCCGATGATGATGGAAGTAAAGGTCAGAACTTCAATTCTGGTAGTCTTGATACACTGAGTGatgatgaagaggaagaagatggtgatggtgTCGTGAAAGGGTCTAGTGATGGTGATGATGAGGGTCTTGAGTTTATGAGCTCCTCTAATGGCAATGACAATCATGCATATGGAGAGAGTATTGGTAGAGTTGAAATTGATGAACATGAATTCAGGCACCCTTTGGTTAAGGAAGTTTGTAGGTTGATTACATATAGGTCAGCTTGGAACCCTAGACTTGAAGGATATTTGAGGTACTTATTGAGAAGATTGAAGCCCCCACATGTTTGTGCTGTCTTACGCTCTCAAGAAGATGAACGGATTGCTTTGAATTTCTTCTATTGGGCTGATCGGCAGTGGCGCTACAAACACAATGCTATTGTCTACTATACATTGTTAGATGTGCTTAGCAAGACTAAATTGTGCCAGGGTGCTAAGCGGATTCTTAAGCTTATGATGCGCCGTGGAATCAAATGTTCCCCTGAGGCTTTTGGCTATGTGATGGTGTCTTATAGTCGAGCAGGCATGTTGAGGCATGCCATGCAAGTTTTGACCGTGATGcagaaagctggagttgaacCTAATTTATCTATATGTAACACTGCTATCTATGTTTTAGTTAAGGGCAGCAAATTGGAGAAAGCACTGAGATTCTTGAATCGAATGGAGCTGGTTGGAATCAAACCCAATGTTGTCACTTATAACTGCTTGATCAAGGGTTACTGTGATCTGAATCGGGTTGAAGATGCATTGGAGCTTATTACGGAAATGCCATCCAAGGGATGTCCCCCTGACAAGGTTAGTTATTATACTGTGATGACTTTCCTCTGCAAGGAGAAAAGAATTGAAGAAGTGAAGCTGTTGATGGAGAAAATGGTGGTGAATAGTGAATTAATTCCAGATCAAGTTACATATGATACACTTATTCACACGCTATCCAAGCATGGACATGCAGATGATGCTTTGGCTTACTTGAGAGAAGCAGAAGACAAGGGCTTCCACATTGATAAGGTTGGGTATAGTGCAGTAGTTAACTCCTTTTGTAAGAAGGGCAAAATAGATGAGACGAAGAGTTTAGTGAACGAGATGTACTCGAAGGGCTGTATTCCTGATGTTGTGACATATACTGCTATTATTGATGGATTTTGTCGCATGGGGAAGATAGATGAAGCGAAAAAGATGCTGCAGCAGATGTACAAACATCGGTGCAAGCCAAATACCGTTTCATACACAGCTTTGTTAAATGGCCTGTGCCACAATGGGAAATCGTTAGAGGCAAGGGAGATGCTGAATGTAAGTGAGGAGCATTGGTGGACGCCAAATGCCATAAGTTACAGTGTTGTGATGCATGGTTTCCGTAGGGAAGGAAACTTGTCCGCGGCTTGTGATTTGGTTAGGGAAATGGTTGGAAAGGGATTTTTTCCAACTCCAGTTGAAATTAACCTGCTAATACAGTCCCTGTGTCAAAATCAGGAAGTAGTTGGAGCTAAAAGATTTTTAGAAGAATGCCTGAATAAGGGTTGTGCCATCAATGTCGTAAACTTTACTACTGTAATTCACGGTTTTTGTCAGATTGGTGACTTGGAAGCTGCTCTATCAGTGCTAGAAGACATGTACTTAATCAACAAACATCCTGATGTTGTCACATTTACAACATTGTTTGATGCGTTGGGGAGGAAAGGTAGATTGGACGAGGCTGCTGAGTTAATAACGAAAATGCTGGGCAAAGGTTTGGATCCTACTCCGGTAACATATAGGACAGTCATCCACCATTATTGTAAATGGGAGAGAGTGGATGATATGTTGAAACTATTGGAAAAAATGCTTGTTAGGAAGCCATTAAGAACATTATACAATCAAGTAATTGAGAAACTTTGTGCTTTGGGGAAACCCGAGGAGGCTGAGAAACTTCTGGGGAAGGTTTTGAGAACAGCATCAAACCTTGATGCTAATACATGCCATGTTCTCATTGAAAGCTATCTGACTAAAGGGCTTCCTCTATCAGCAAATCGAGTGGCTTCTAGAATGTTCAGCCGTAATTTGGTTCCTGATTTGAAGTTGTGTCAGAGAGTGAGCAAGAAACTAATGTCTGATGGAAAGTTGGTTGAGGCTGATAACCTTATGTTGCAACTTGTTGAGCGTGGAATACAACAAAATGAGACGAATTTGTGA
- the LOC107605452 gene encoding pentatricopeptide repeat-containing protein At1g09900-like isoform X2 produces the protein MSSSNGNDNHAYGESIGRVEIDEHEFRHPLVKEVCRLITYRSAWNPRLEGYLRYLLRRLKPPHVCAVLRSQEDERIALNFFYWADRQWRYKHNAIVYYTLLDVLSKTKLCQGAKRILKLMMRRGIKCSPEAFGYVMVSYSRAGMLRHAMQVLTVMQKAGVEPNLSICNTAIYVLVKGSKLEKALRFLNRMELVGIKPNVVTYNCLIKGYCDLNRVEDALELITEMPSKGCPPDKVSYYTVMTFLCKEKRIEEVKLLMEKMVVNSELIPDQVTYDTLIHTLSKHGHADDALAYLREAEDKGFHIDKVGYSAVVNSFCKKGKIDETKSLVNEMYSKGCIPDVVTYTAIIDGFCRMGKIDEAKKMLQQMYKHRCKPNTVSYTALLNGLCHNGKSLEAREMLNVSEEHWWTPNAISYSVVMHGFRREGNLSAACDLVREMVGKGFFPTPVEINLLIQSLCQNQEVVGAKRFLEECLNKGCAINVVNFTTVIHGFCQIGDLEAALSVLEDMYLINKHPDVVTFTTLFDALGRKGRLDEAAELITKMLGKGLDPTPVTYRTVIHHYCKWERVDDMLKLLEKMLVRKPLRTLYNQVIEKLCALGKPEEAEKLLGKVLRTASNLDANTCHVLIESYLTKGLPLSANRVASRMFSRNLVPDLKLCQRVSKKLMSDGKLVEADNLMLQLVERGIQQNETNL, from the coding sequence ATGAGCTCCTCTAATGGCAATGACAATCATGCATATGGAGAGAGTATTGGTAGAGTTGAAATTGATGAACATGAATTCAGGCACCCTTTGGTTAAGGAAGTTTGTAGGTTGATTACATATAGGTCAGCTTGGAACCCTAGACTTGAAGGATATTTGAGGTACTTATTGAGAAGATTGAAGCCCCCACATGTTTGTGCTGTCTTACGCTCTCAAGAAGATGAACGGATTGCTTTGAATTTCTTCTATTGGGCTGATCGGCAGTGGCGCTACAAACACAATGCTATTGTCTACTATACATTGTTAGATGTGCTTAGCAAGACTAAATTGTGCCAGGGTGCTAAGCGGATTCTTAAGCTTATGATGCGCCGTGGAATCAAATGTTCCCCTGAGGCTTTTGGCTATGTGATGGTGTCTTATAGTCGAGCAGGCATGTTGAGGCATGCCATGCAAGTTTTGACCGTGATGcagaaagctggagttgaacCTAATTTATCTATATGTAACACTGCTATCTATGTTTTAGTTAAGGGCAGCAAATTGGAGAAAGCACTGAGATTCTTGAATCGAATGGAGCTGGTTGGAATCAAACCCAATGTTGTCACTTATAACTGCTTGATCAAGGGTTACTGTGATCTGAATCGGGTTGAAGATGCATTGGAGCTTATTACGGAAATGCCATCCAAGGGATGTCCCCCTGACAAGGTTAGTTATTATACTGTGATGACTTTCCTCTGCAAGGAGAAAAGAATTGAAGAAGTGAAGCTGTTGATGGAGAAAATGGTGGTGAATAGTGAATTAATTCCAGATCAAGTTACATATGATACACTTATTCACACGCTATCCAAGCATGGACATGCAGATGATGCTTTGGCTTACTTGAGAGAAGCAGAAGACAAGGGCTTCCACATTGATAAGGTTGGGTATAGTGCAGTAGTTAACTCCTTTTGTAAGAAGGGCAAAATAGATGAGACGAAGAGTTTAGTGAACGAGATGTACTCGAAGGGCTGTATTCCTGATGTTGTGACATATACTGCTATTATTGATGGATTTTGTCGCATGGGGAAGATAGATGAAGCGAAAAAGATGCTGCAGCAGATGTACAAACATCGGTGCAAGCCAAATACCGTTTCATACACAGCTTTGTTAAATGGCCTGTGCCACAATGGGAAATCGTTAGAGGCAAGGGAGATGCTGAATGTAAGTGAGGAGCATTGGTGGACGCCAAATGCCATAAGTTACAGTGTTGTGATGCATGGTTTCCGTAGGGAAGGAAACTTGTCCGCGGCTTGTGATTTGGTTAGGGAAATGGTTGGAAAGGGATTTTTTCCAACTCCAGTTGAAATTAACCTGCTAATACAGTCCCTGTGTCAAAATCAGGAAGTAGTTGGAGCTAAAAGATTTTTAGAAGAATGCCTGAATAAGGGTTGTGCCATCAATGTCGTAAACTTTACTACTGTAATTCACGGTTTTTGTCAGATTGGTGACTTGGAAGCTGCTCTATCAGTGCTAGAAGACATGTACTTAATCAACAAACATCCTGATGTTGTCACATTTACAACATTGTTTGATGCGTTGGGGAGGAAAGGTAGATTGGACGAGGCTGCTGAGTTAATAACGAAAATGCTGGGCAAAGGTTTGGATCCTACTCCGGTAACATATAGGACAGTCATCCACCATTATTGTAAATGGGAGAGAGTGGATGATATGTTGAAACTATTGGAAAAAATGCTTGTTAGGAAGCCATTAAGAACATTATACAATCAAGTAATTGAGAAACTTTGTGCTTTGGGGAAACCCGAGGAGGCTGAGAAACTTCTGGGGAAGGTTTTGAGAACAGCATCAAACCTTGATGCTAATACATGCCATGTTCTCATTGAAAGCTATCTGACTAAAGGGCTTCCTCTATCAGCAAATCGAGTGGCTTCTAGAATGTTCAGCCGTAATTTGGTTCCTGATTTGAAGTTGTGTCAGAGAGTGAGCAAGAAACTAATGTCTGATGGAAAGTTGGTTGAGGCTGATAACCTTATGTTGCAACTTGTTGAGCGTGGAATACAACAAAATGAGACGAATTTGTGA
- the LOC107605453 gene encoding probable monogalactosyldiacylglycerol synthase, chloroplastic: MHNPASVNHEQRSLFDLGTQICRFTFNSTLTGPDTCSSSSFLHFNARAPKRTVLKVRAFAFATFVNDFNRAVTFYCDRVPIGFASLRIGSFRDTNGNGSGDGNGGRVGSGDDGNGNGVREDGGNGVVEGEGLQFNGGEGVGPKKVLILMSDTGGGHRASAEAIKAAFYEEFGDHYQVFVTDLWTDHTPWPFNQLPRSYSFLVKHGPLWKMTYYGTAPRVVHQSNFAATSTFIAREVAKGLMKYKPDIIISVHPLMQHVPLRILRAKGLLEKIVFTTVVTDLSTCHPTWFHKLVTRCYCPTTDVAKRAQKAGLQPSQIKIYGLPVRPSFVKPVRPKDVLRRELGMDVNLPAVLLMGGGEGMGPIEATARALGNSLYDENNGSSIGQILVICGRNKKLANKLNAINWKIPVQVKGFVTKMEECMGACDCIITKAGPGTIAEAMIRGLPIILNDYIAGQEAGNVPFVVENGCGKFSKSPKQIAKIVAEWFGPKAIELKVMSQNALRLARPDAVFKIVHDLHELVRQRSFLPEYSYAA, translated from the exons ATGCATAATCCCGCTAGTGTTAACCACGAACAACGTTCTCTCTTCGATTTAGGAACCCAAATCTGTCGCTTCACCTTCAATTCCACTCTCACTGGACCAGACACCTGCTCCTCTTCTTCCTTCCTCCACTTCAACGCACGTGCGCCAAAACGCACCGTTTTGAAGGTCAGGGCTTTCGCCTTCGCTACCTTCGTCAACGACTTCAACCGTGCGGTTACGTTCTACTGCGATAGGGTTCCGATTGGCTTCGCTTCGTTGAGGATTGGTTCCTTCCGAGACACCAATGGCAATGGAAGTGGTGATGGGAATGGAGGGCGTGTTGGGAGTGGTGACGATGGGAATGGGAATGGAGTCAGGGAAGATGGTGGCAACGGTGTTGTGGAAGGTGAAGGGTTGCAGTTTAATGGCGGAGAAGGTGTGGGTCCCAAGAAGGTGTTGATTCTCATGAGTGACACTGGTGGTGGACATAGGGCTTCTGCTGAAGCTATCAAAGCTGCTTTTTATGAAGAATTTGGCGATCATTACCAG GTGTTTGTTACTGATTTATGGACCGATCACACTCCTTGGCCATTCAATCAACTCCCAAGGAGCTATAGCTTTTTGGTGAAACATGGGCCATTATGGAAGATGACCTACTACGGAACTGCCCCACGTGTTGTGCATCAGTCTAATTTTGCAGCAACTTCAACATTCATAGCTCG TGAGGTTGCTAAAGGGCTAATGAAATATAAGCCAGATATAATAATCAGTGTGCATCCACTGATGCAGCATGTTCCACTTCGTATTTTGAGGGCAAAGGGGCTTTTGGAGAAGATTGTTTTTACAACAGTTGTTACTGATTTAAGCACATGCCATCCTACATG GTTTCATAAGCTTGTAACTAGATGCTATTGTCCAACAACAGATGTTGCAAAACGGGCACAGAAAGCTGGACTTCAGCCATCCCAAATAAAGATTTATGGTCTACCTGTCCGACCTTCCTTTGTTAAGCCTGTTCGTCCAAAG GATGTACTAAGGAGAGAATTAGGCATGGATGTCAATCTTCCTGCTGTATTATTGATGGGAGGAGGTGAAGGTATGGGTCCAATTGAGGCTACTGCTCGGGCACTTGGAAATTCATTGTATGATGAAAATAATGGGTCTTCCATTGGTCAGATTCTTGTGATTTGTGGTCGCAACAAGAAGCTTGCTAACAAACTAAATGCAATTAATTGGAAGATTCCTGTGCAG GTCAAGGGATTTGTCACCAAAATGGAGGAATGCATGGGAGCTTGTGATTGCATCATTACAAAG GCGGGCCCAGGGACAATTGCTGAGGCCATGATCCGAGGCCTCCCAATTATTTTGAATGATTACATTGCTGGGCAG GAAGCTGGCAATGTCCCCTTTGTAGTAGAAAATGGTTGTGGGAAGTTTTCTAAATCACCAAAGCAGATAGCTAAAATTGTTGCAGAATGGTTCGGTCCAAAAGCCATCGAGCTAAAAGTAATGTCACAAAATGCACTAAGGCTAGCAAGGCCTGATGCTGTGTTTAAGATTGTCCATGACCTTCATGAGCTTGTAAGACAAAGAAGCTTCCTACCAGAGTATTCTTATGCAGCTTAA
- the LOC107648531 gene encoding uncharacterized transporter C405.03c-like, which yields MFVQRIFRVYKQPFALTYIGVSMMVVYLPISVLKDWIYKSMKNLYRNLHRDYNNVPFRMHEIQQQPQTDLKSSLITDKHIKEAEEGVVLVKKEGDDESHQLVDAECYGNGSWEIAKCCLYLTPIWFAAEYMANLALANTSVVSTTVLSSTSGLFTLLFGAVVGQDSVNITKISAVIISMAGVAMTTLGKTWAADEHIATFSQRTRMHSIAGDIFALLSAVCCGLYTVLLKSYAGSGDKVDMQKIFGCIGLYCLLGFWWLAWPLNAVGIEPVFQFPTSSSTMEIVIANSIWSSVISDYFWALSIVWTAPLVATLGMLLNIPVAMVADMLIYGRKYSAIYICGCIQVFAGFTLANLSDKFSRNDAEL from the exons ATGTTTGTGCAGAGGATTTTCAGAGTTTACAAACAACCATTTGCACTCACATATATTGGAGTATCTATGATGGTGGTGTATCTACCCATTTCAGTTCTCAAAGACTGGATCTACAAATCAATGAAGAATTTATATAGAAACCTTCATAGGGACTACAATAATGTCCCTTTTAGAATGCATGAGATTCAGCAGCAGCCGCAAACCGATTTAAAGAGTAGTTTGATCACTGACAAACATATCAAAGAAGCAGAAGAAGGGGTGGTTTTGGTAAAGAAAGAAGGAGATGATGAGTCTCATCAATTGGTGGATGCAGAGTGTTATGGAAATGGTTCATGGGAAATTGCTAAGTGTTGTTTGTACCTTACTCCAATATGGTTTGCAGCAGAG taCATGGCAAACCTGGCACTTGCAAATACAAGTGTTGTGAGCACAACAGTGCTGAGTTCAACGTCAGGTCTGTTTACACTTTTGTTTGGAGCTGTTGTTGGTCAGGACTCAGTAAACATTACCAAAATATCTGCTGTCATTATCAGCATGGCTGGTGTTGCCATGACCACTCTTGGCAAAACATgggcagcagatgaacatattgCCACCTTCTCTCA GAGAACTAGAATGCATTCCATAGCTGGAGACATTTTTGCTCTACTCTCAGCAGTATGTTGTGGCTTATACACAG TGCTTCTGAAGAGTTATGCTGGATCAGGGGACAAAGTTGACATGCAAAAGATTTTTGGGTGTATCGGTCTCTATTGTCTTCTTGGCTTTTGGTGGCTAG CATGGCCGTTAAATGCGGTGGGAATTGAACCTGTTTTCCAATTTCCAACTTCATCATCCACAATGGAAATTGTTATTGCAAATAGCATTTGGTCAAGCGTTATTTCAGATTACTTTTG GGCACTTTCAATAGTTTGGACTGCTCCATTGGTAGCTACATTGGGCATGTTATTGAATATTCCTGTCGCAATGGTAGCTGATATGCTTATATATGGTCGCAAGTACTCAGCAATTTACATCTGTGGATGCATTCAG GTGTTTGCAGGATTTACTCTAGCAAACCTTTCGGATAAGTTTTCAAGGAATGATGCAGAGTTATAA
- the LOC107647687 gene encoding uncharacterized protein LOC107647687 produces MNYFLGIEAVRNSDQVMTLCQTKYIKELLVKVGMQEAKAIPTLMASSLKLSVQGGELFQNPAQYRSVVGGLQYATITRPEISYAVNKVSQFMHQLLDNHWKAVKQILGYLAGTLQHGLRFQKSDESRIYALTDSDWGSDVDDRKSTSGFCVFYGPNLVSWSSRKQHVISRSSTEAEYIGIAAGLAEVIWLQNLLNEMRIPCTTKPNLYCDS; encoded by the coding sequence ATGAACTACTTTTTGGGAATTGAGGCAGTAAGGAACAGTGACCAAGTAATGACCCTATGCCAAACAAAGTATATCAAAGAACTCTTAGTTAAAGTAGGGATGCAAGAAGCCAAAGCAATACCTACTCTAATGGCATCTAGTCTGAAACTCTCAGTGCAAGGAGGAGAATTATTTCAAAATCCAGCACAATATAGATCAGTTGTTGGAGGACTCCAGTATGCAACAATCACAAGACCAGAAATCTCTTATGCAGTAAACAAAGTATCGCAATTCATGCACCAACTGTTAGACAACCACTGGAAAGCGGTAAAGCAAATCCTCGGGTACTTAGCAGGGACACTTCAGCATGGATTAAGGTTCCAAAAGTCTGATGAGAGTAGAATCTATGCACTCACAGACTCAGATTGGGGAAGTGATGTAGACGACAGAAAGTCAACAAGTGGATTTTGTGTCTTTTATGGACCAAATCTTGTCTCTTGGTCCAGTCGAAAGCAACATGTAATATCAAGAAGCTCCACCGAAGCTGAATATATAGGGATAGCTGCTGGACTTGCTGAAGTCATCTGGTTGCAGAACTTGTTGAATGAAATGAGGATACCTTGCACCACCAAACCAAACCTATATTGTGATAGTTAG
- the LOC107647688 gene encoding uncharacterized protein LOC107647688, giving the protein MQTRSKSGIFKPKTYAAVLKEADIDLSQCVPQTVEQALTSEHWKQAMEEEYEALTRNQTWTLVPKPPPSTAPTIGNKWVFRIKKHPNGTIQKYKAWLVAKGSHQKEGINFDQVFSPVVRPPTVRVMLSLALAKGWKIRQFDFNNAFLNGDLEETVFMTQPEGFISTHTPHHVCKLQRSLYGLKQAPKAWCTKLKLSLNKFGFDNTRSYVTLHQIHICINDLYSRICR; this is encoded by the coding sequence ATGCAAACAAGGAGCAAGTCAGGCATTTTCAAGCCGAAAACTTATGCAGCAGTGCTCAAAGAGGCTGACATTGACCTCTCCCAATGCGTCCCTCAAACAGTTGAACAAGCACTGACCAGCGAGCATTGGAAGCAGGCAATGGAAGAAGAATATGAGGCCCTCACGAGGAATCAGACTTGGACACTAGTGCCAAAGCCACCCCCAAGCACAGCCCCTACCATTGGCAACAAGTGGGTCTTTCGAATCAAGAAGCATCCAAATGGTACAATTCAAAAGTACAAAGCATGGCTTGTGGCAAAGGGATCTCATCAAAAAGAGGGAATTAACTTTGATCAGGTGTTCAGCCCAGTGGTCAGACCTCCCACTGTTAGAGTCATGCTAAGTTTGGCATTAGCAAAGGGATGGAAGATCCGACAGTTTGACTTCAACAACGCCTTCTTAAATGGCGACCTCGAAGAAACTGTCTTCATGACTCAACCAGAAGGCTTCATCTCCACCCACACTCCTCACCATGTTTGCAAGCTCCAAAGATCATTATATGGGCTAAAACAGGCCCCTAAAGCCTGGTGCACCAAGCTGAAACTCTCTCTCAACAAGTTTGGCTTCGACAACACCAGATCATACGTCACTCTTCACCAAATTCACATCTGCATCAACGACTTATATTCTCGTATATGTAGATGA